One genomic region from Zalophus californianus isolate mZalCal1 chromosome 2, mZalCal1.pri.v2, whole genome shotgun sequence encodes:
- the KLF3 gene encoding Krueppel-like factor 3 translates to MLMFDPVPVKQEAMDPVSVSYPSNYMESMKSNKYGVIYSTPLPDKFFQTPEGLSHGMQMEPVDLTVNKRSSPPSAGSSPSSLKFQPSHRRASPGLSMPSSSPPMKKYSPPPPGVQPFGVPLSMPPVMAAALSRHGIRSPGILPVIQPVVVQPVPFMYTSHLQQPLMVSLSEEIENSNSSMQVPVIESYEKPILQKKIKIEPGIEPQRTDYYPEEMSPPLMNSVSPPQALLQENHPSVIVQPGKRPLPVESPDTQRKRRIHRCDYDGCNKVYTKSSHLKAHRRTHTGEKPYKCTWEGCTWKFARSDELTRHFRKHTGIKPFQCPDCDRSFSRSDHLALHRKRHMLV, encoded by the exons ATGCTCATGTTTGATCCAGTCCCTGTCAAGCAAGAGGCCATGGACCCCGTGTCAGTG TCATACCCATCCAATTACATGGAGTCAATGAAGTCCAACAAGTACGGCGTCATCTACTCCACACCGTTACCGGATAAGTTCTTCCAGACCCCGGAGGGCCTGTCGCACGGGATGCAGATGGAGCCGGTGGACCTGACCGTGAACAAGCGCAGTTCCCCGCCCTCTGCGGGCAGTTCTCCTTCCTCGCTGAAGTTCCAGCCCTCGCACCGGAGAGCCTCGCCCGGCCTGAGCATGCCCTCTTCCAGCCCGCCCATGAAGAAGTACTCGCCGCCTCCCCCGGGCGTGCAGCCCTTCGGCGTGCCGCTGTCCATGCCCCCGGTGATGGCCGCCGCCCTGTCCCGCCACGGCATCCGCAGCCCCGGGATACTGCCCGTCATCCAGCCCGTCGTGGTGCAGCCGGTCCCCTTCATGTACACCAGCCACCTCCAGCAGCCGCTCATGGTCTCCTTGTCGGAGGAGATTGAGAACTCAAATAGCAGCATGCAAG taccTGTAATTGAATCATATGAGAAGCctatattacagaaaaaaattaaaatagaacctGGGATTGAACCACAGAGGACAGATTATTATCCTGAAGAAATGTCACCCCCTTTAATGAACTCAGTGTCCCCCCCGCAAGCACTGTTGCAAGA GAATCACCCGTCGGTCATAGTGCAACCAGGAAAGAGACCTTTACCTGTGGAATCTCCGGACACCCAAAGGAAGCGCAGGATCCACAGATGTGACTATGACGGATGCAACAAGGTGTACACGAAGAGCTCTCACTTGAAAGCGCACAGAAGGACACACACAG gAGAAAAACCCTACAAATGTACATGGGAAGGATGCACATGGAAGTTTGCTCGGTCTGATGAACTGACAAGACATTTCCGAAAACATACTGGAATTAAACCTTTCCAGTGTCCAGACTGTGACCGCAGCTTCTCCCGCTCTGACCACCTTGCCCTCCATAGGAAACGCCACATGCTAGTTTGA
- the LOC113925602 gene encoding atherin-like: protein MGWGVQRGGGGACGLGKVQQLLEAGGGGGRGGRGEPRVQRLKVWDSGEPPCGSRGVGDRYRRRPPRSQRGRGRGLTCVVPRLPPARPLAPSLAIPSKAPEISVLSACGNVVWRKVVRRPRTPAPAPPPPGPPPPAPAPSPPRPPPPPSSDRARDRSPAGANLEQPPGPSGKKLGAVGTEGSIPFPVLEPRSCQGVWILGGRRKELAGFGESSSGAQREPAAVPGARIAARLEAESALGNCLRR, encoded by the coding sequence ATGGGCTGGGGGGTGCagcgcgggggtgggggtgcctgtgGGCTTGGGAAAGTGCAACAGCTCCTggaagccgggggtgggggcggaaggggggggaggggggaacccCGGGTTCAGCGGTTGAAAGTGTGGGATTCGGGGGAGCCACCGTGCGGATCCCGCGGTGTGGGGGACCGATACCGGCGGCGCCCGCCGCGGTCCCAGCGAGGGCGCGGGCGGGGGCTCACCTGTGTGGTCCCCCGGctgccgcccgcccgcccgctcgCTCCCTCGCTCGCGATTCCCTCCAAAGCCCCAGAAATCTCGGTGCTCTCCGCGTGTGGCAACGTTGTTTGGAGAAAGGTAGTGAGGAGGCCGCGcactcctgctcctgctcctccccctccgggtcccccaccccccgctcccgcgccctcccctccccgccccccgccgcccccctcTTCGGACCGGGCGCGCGACCGCTCGCCCGCCGGAGCAAACTTGGAGCAGCCTCCGGGGCCCTCTGGGAAGAAACTTGGGGCCGTTGGGACTGAAGGCAGCATCCCATTCCCAGTCCTGGAGCCCAGGAGCTGCCAGGGCGTCTGGATCCTCGGGGGCAGGAGAAAAGAGCTGGCCGGGTTTGGAGAGTCCTCCTCGGGGGCACAGAGAGAACCTGCCGCAGTGCCTGGAGCAAGGATTGCAGCGAGGCTGGAGGCGGAGAGCGCCTTAGGCAACTGCCTGCGGCGTTAG